One bacterium genomic window, ACACGTTCGGCGGATGCGATTCTGTCTGGAACGGCGGTTGGATTACCGTGCGGCCCACGTCAGCCTATACTCCGGGGCAACCGTACCGGCTGGAAGTCACCACCGAACCTGTGTCCTGTCCGGCAGAACCGATGCCGAACCAGCATTGCATCGGTCCGTGCGTGGGACCGATCACGGATCTGTCCACCGTGGTTTATCCCATCGTCGTGGCGGCTCAATATCACATTACCGATTTGAATGTGCGCGTGGATTTGAATCATCGCCGCGACCGCGATCTGTTTATGTATCTCATCACTCCGTGGAACGACACGCTTGAACTGTCCACCGCGAATGGAAACTCCGGGCAGAACTATTCCAATACGGTCTTCGACGATCAGGCGAGCACGTCGATCACCACGGGGTATCCGCCTTACTGGGGAAGCTACCGTCCGGAAGAATTTCTGAGCGCGGTGAACGGTCACAATGCGGCGGGCATCTGGCAGATCCTGATTCGCGATGCGCAGGCGTCCTATGGTGGTTACCTGAATTGCGCGTGTCTTGAATTCCAGTACGATGAGATGCTGCCCGTGGAGATGACCGCGTTTACGGCAACGTCCGCGGAGCGCGGCATTGCATTGAATTGGGCAACGGCATCGGAAACGCGCAATGACCATTTCGAAATCTGGCGCGGTACATCCGCCGACGGGGAGTTCTCCCGGGTGACGACGGTGCCGTCGCAGGGCGCGTCAGCCATTGAGCAGCGTTATGAGTTCACCGACACGCACGTGACGGCGGGAGAGTCCTACTGGTATTACCTGTCGGACGTCGATGTGAACGGTGCGCGGACGGAGCATCGCGATAGGATGGCTTCGGCCACGTGGCAGTCGGCGGCGCTGGCGCTGGACTATTCGGTGGCCGCGTATCCGAATCCCTTCAATCCTTCCACCACACTCTCCTTCACGCTGCCGGTGGCGGCGCATGTGGAGCTGCAGGTATATGACGTGGCGGGACGGCTGGTGCGCACGCTGGCAAGCAGTACGTTTGACGCGGGCCGCCATACTCTGAGCTTCGATGGCGCGGAACTGCCTTCCGGGCTGTATTTCTCGCGCCTGACGACGTCAAACCGTGTGATGACTCAGAAGCTGCTGCTGCTGAAGTAGCCGCCGGGAGATTTCTTCTAAACAGAACAGGCGAACTCATCCGAGTTCGCCTGTTCTGTTACGCCTTGGTGCCTCCGCTACTTGCGGCGGTAGTGGATTTCCATGGTCTTGCGTTCTTTGCCGTCGGGGCCTTTCTCGTAGGTCTCGAAGGTATGCTCGTTGTCACTTGCGAAATGGTAGACGCCCTTCGACTCCACATCCTTGCGATCCGGACGATCCGACTTGCCGGTCATGGTGATGGTCTTGCCGTCCGGGCCGGCGGTGCCTTCGCCCTTGAAGATGGCGGTGCTCATGTTGTCATTCCACGTCTGCCACCAGCGGCCGCGGTTGTTGTCATAGCCGATCATACCGTGGCCTTCAAAGGGCATGCCCTGAAAGTCGCCGCGGAAATCTTCCACCAGCACACGACCCCCAAGGATCATCTTGTAGCTGGCCGTACCTTTGTTTTCGGAGGGCGGCTCATCGGGGTTCATCCACGTGCGGAGGATGACATTCCACTCGCCTTCATGCCGCGCGAGCATCTGATGTTCTTTGCCGGGCGTTCCGCGCTTAATCCATTCCTGCTGCATGGTTTCCTGCTCTGCCATGGTCTCTCCCTTAGTGATTTGATTACCTGACGGATTTATGAGGGTGTGTGTGAAACTCTATTTGCGGCGGTATTCCATCTCGAGGGTGCGGGACTCTTTGCCACTGGGGTCTTTCTCGAAGACTTCGAAGGTGTGAAGGTTGTCATTCACAAAATGAAAGACGGTGCGGCGCGGGACGTTCGTGCGGTTCAGTTCGTGCCGGTCCGTCATGCCGGAAATGGTAACTGTTTTTCCGTCGGCGCTGGCCGTGCCTTCGCCATGATAGAGACATGTATCCCAGTCCGTCCATGTCTGCCAGAATCTGCCGCGGAAGTTGTCATGGCCCATGGTGCCGAAGCCCTCGAAATCCATGTCCCCGAACTTGGCGTGCAGTTCTTCTGTCAGCAGGCGGCCGCCAAGCAGCGACTTCACGATTGCAAGGCCCTTGGCTTCGGCTGGCGGATCATCGGGCGACATCCACACACGCATCACGGTATTCCACTCCCCCGCGAGTTGCGCGAGGATCACATGTTCCTTTCCCGGCTGGGCGGTCTTCATCAGATCCTGCATGGTCTCTTGTTCCGGCATGACTACTCTCCTCATAAATGCTGAAAGTCTGAAAATAAGAAGCCAAGAGCTATAGAAGCCAAAACGGATACGTCTATACCTGCTCACGCACAGCAGGGCAGATTTGATCCGGCATCTTTACAGAAAGTGCGGGCACGGCATGCCGTGCCCCTACGGCAGAAAAAGGGGCGAAATGAGTGCTGCAGGGCATCAAATCGCTTTCGGTTCGGCCTACCGACTGATGGATGGTTGAAGCACCTTTTCGCAGAATGCACGGGTATAATATAACATCTGTTCAAGAAGAAGACAAGAAAGAATTGAACTGATGCGCAAGTGACGTGTGCGCTTGAAGGTGAGTTGTGAAAATGGGGGCAATAGAGTTGGAAGAATCGGATTTTCAGGCGGTTGGCTGGGTGTGGAGGATGAGGATGTTTGGGGGAAGATGGGGAGGCGAGGGAGGCTAAAGAAAGGGCGAGCCTTGCGGAGCTGGGCCGGATGATTCATGATGGCGGTCGAATCTGAGATCCGCCCCTCCGACAACCGCCCGTGGACGGTTTGGTGACCCGTCAGGCGGGCGCACAATCGCGCCCCTACGGTGGGTGTGGATGGTTTGGTCTTCCCGGACGCAGCAAGCTGCGCAACTACACGAGGTTTATTCAGTACAGAGGGATGAGTGGTGGCCGGCAGTCTTGAACCGATCCCTACGACAAGGGCGAGCCAAAAGCCCGCCCTTTGTTCGGATATGGAAAAGTTCAGGCTTCCTGTTTAGCCGCTTTCTCTTTTCCGAACCAGGTGGCGAGCGGGCGTCCGGTTTCGAGGAAGGACTTCATGCTGGAGAGCACGCGCGGCCAGCCTTCGGTGATGCCCTGCTCCATGTTGGATCCGGGTTCGAGGTCATCATGGGTGACGGTGAGGCGGACCATATCCTCCATCGGCTCGATGAGGAAGGTGACGCGGCTGTGCCCGGCGGGGACATCGCGGTCCTGCGGAGCAGCCCAACTGATGACCAGTTTGCGGGGCGGCGTGGTTTCCAGCACTTTGCCCACCAGATCTACGGTGTGCGCCGCATCGGTCCGACGATGCTCCCAAGGGGAACCGGGCTTCCAGTCGGACACATTTTCATGTTCCCAGTACTGGCGCGTTACGGGCCCTTCGGTGATGGCTTGCCAGACTTTTTCGGGGGTGGTGCGGATGTAGGTGACGTATACGAATTTCGTTTTACTCATTACGGCCTCCTTCAAGATCCTGCTTCAGGTTACTTAATACTTGCAGACGATTACTCTCGAATTTCTTAATCCAGCGATCATAGATTTCATGGATAGGAACGGGGTTCAGGTAATGAAGCTTTTCCCGACCGCGCCAGACGGTGGTAACAAGGTTGGCGGCCTCGAGCAGCGCCAGATGCTGTGCCACCGCCTGCCGGCTCATCTTCATGCGGGAGCACAGGTCGCTTAAGGTCTGGCCGTTGTCGTCATAGAGGCGGTCGAGCAACCTGCGGCGGCTGGGATCGGCGAGGGCCTTGAATATTTTGTCGTCGTCTTTCACGGCGCCTTTATGCAAGTATTTACTTGCATGTTAGATCTTGAAAAACCGCCCCGCAGAGACGAAGCCGCGGGACGGAAGGTACCAATGTCGTAAATGTAACGACGGATGCGGGAAAAGGGTTCCCGGAAAACGGCCAAGAATGCAACCTTGGGGCGGGCCGGGGGTTTTACGGGATGAAGACTGTCAATTCCACCGGACCGATTATGCCATCCAAGCCGTCCTTTACCGAAGTCTACGAGAGCCATTACGACCGGATCTGGCGGTTTGTGCTGCATGCCACGGCAGACGTGCACATGGCGATGGAACTGACGTCGCGCGTGTTCTACCGCGCGGTGCGTGCCTGGCCGCGCTATGAGATGTCTGCGGCGCCGGTGGAGGTGTGGCTGCTGCGGATTGCGGTGAATGAATGGCGGCGGGAACTGCGGCGGCGCAAACTGTCGCGGTTGCTGCCGCTGCCTGAACCCTCTGCCACGGACTGGGAAGCGGAGCACGTGGATTTGACGGAAGTCAACGCCGCCGTCGCAGCGCTGGAGAAGGACGAAGCCTACCGGTCACTGCGCAGAGCCATTGCGGCCCTTCCCGAAAAATATGAAACGCCGCTGCTGCTGCACTATTTCGAATCGCAGACGTTTGAAGAGGTCGCCGCTGTCCTCGGGCGGCCGGTTGGCACGGTGAAATCCCTGGTTCACCGGGGCCTGGCGAGACTGCGGCAGGATCAGGGCCTGCGCGAGAGTCTCGGTTTGTCCTTCACTGAGGCAAGACCGCAACCCACGAAAGGCCAAGTATGAAATCCGTAGAAGACCGTCTGAAAGAGGTGCACGCGCCGGACGTGCACGTCGAGTCGCACCGCACCCAGTTGGGCTACCGGCTGATGCGCCCCGTTCCGGCCAGAGTCCCTCTCTATCGCCGCAGAGCACTGGCACTGGGAATGCTGGCGATGGTTCTGCTGGGCGGGTTGACCGCCGTCCATCCGAGTTGGGCAAAAGATATTATCCACTTAGTGCTGATCCGCGAGAGCAAGGTGACGACGCAGGATGGGCACAAGGCCACCGTGCGCACGTATCAGACCGATGCGCCTCCCGGAGGCGGCACCACACATGTCACGGTGAACGGGGATGGATCGGTTTCCGCCACGCAGACTTCGGGCACTGATCCGGCTCTGGAAGCGATGCATACCGAAGCCGAAGCCCAGGTGCGCAGCGGGCAGGCGGTGCAGTTCCTTGTGCAGGATGGCATGCGCTTTTATCGTGTGACGCTGCGCGATGGGCGGCACATCACATACACCGCAGGACCGGGAACGAGCTGGAGTATTTCGACGGGACAGTAACGATCCACGGCAATAAGGGGAGGCGGGCCGATGCAATCGGCCCCTACAATGAAGGGCGAGCCGATGCGGCTCGCCTTTTTTTGTGGTCTTTACACGGAAATTATTTTGTACCAAACGAACCCCCTTACCCTTAGAAAATGCTGAAATTCTGCAACTCTGAAAGGCTGAAAGGAAGGCATTTTTCGGCTCTTTTTGGGGCAAAGAACGGGTGAAAATGGGTTTGGCGGAAGAGCGACGAATTGGTTGTGTTCCGGCTGACCTCACAGCTACAATATAACATATGTTCAAGGGGAAGGCAAGAGAAAAGTGAACCGATGTGCAAGTGCTGGTCCAGACTGAAGGTGGATTGTGAAGGCGGGGGCAGGCTGCGGGGAAGGGGTTGAAGGCTTTGGGGTTAGGGATGGGTGAAGGATGGGGTGGGGTGTGGGGGGATGGGGAGGCAAAGGAAGAAAGTAGCCGTTGGCTTCGCCGCATGTCTCGGACCGTA contains:
- a CDS encoding DUF1579 domain-containing protein, with the protein product MAEQETMQQEWIKRGTPGKEHQMLARHEGEWNVILRTWMNPDEPPSENKGTASYKMILGGRVLVEDFRGDFQGMPFEGHGMIGYDNNRGRWWQTWNDNMSTAIFKGEGTAGPDGKTITMTGKSDRPDRKDVESKGVYHFASDNEHTFETYEKGPDGKERKTMEIHYRRK
- a CDS encoding DUF1579 family protein; the encoded protein is MPEQETMQDLMKTAQPGKEHVILAQLAGEWNTVMRVWMSPDDPPAEAKGLAIVKSLLGGRLLTEELHAKFGDMDFEGFGTMGHDNFRGRFWQTWTDWDTCLYHGEGTASADGKTVTISGMTDRHELNRTNVPRRTVFHFVNDNLHTFEVFEKDPSGKESRTLEMEYRRK
- a CDS encoding SRPBCC family protein, translated to MSKTKFVYVTYIRTTPEKVWQAITEGPVTRQYWEHENVSDWKPGSPWEHRRTDAAHTVDLVGKVLETTPPRKLVISWAAPQDRDVPAGHSRVTFLIEPMEDMVRLTVTHDDLEPGSNMEQGITEGWPRVLSSMKSFLETGRPLATWFGKEKAAKQEA
- a CDS encoding helix-turn-helix domain-containing protein — encoded protein: MKDDDKIFKALADPSRRRLLDRLYDDNGQTLSDLCSRMKMSRQAVAQHLALLEAANLVTTVWRGREKLHYLNPVPIHEIYDRWIKKFESNRLQVLSNLKQDLEGGRNE
- a CDS encoding sigma-70 family RNA polymerase sigma factor, whose translation is MKTVNSTGPIMPSKPSFTEVYESHYDRIWRFVLHATADVHMAMELTSRVFYRAVRAWPRYEMSAAPVEVWLLRIAVNEWRRELRRRKLSRLLPLPEPSATDWEAEHVDLTEVNAAVAALEKDEAYRSLRRAIAALPEKYETPLLLHYFESQTFEEVAAVLGRPVGTVKSLVHRGLARLRQDQGLRESLGLSFTEARPQPTKGQV